The proteins below are encoded in one region of Apium graveolens cultivar Ventura chromosome 4, ASM990537v1, whole genome shotgun sequence:
- the LOC141719191 gene encoding uncharacterized protein LOC141719191: MDKSWIFKDRDTLDYEIGVEEFLIFAEENASDPKRIPCPWSASRSSVNRNAPTPASTPAPAPTSARAPIPSPGLASETVNVCDAAYNSSEYNNESYQFRRFVVDAEQPLYEGSECTKLKSILKLHNWKARFGISYSAFNDLLSTVGSLLPKDNVMPPNAYEAKKTLSDLGLEYIKYHSCPNNCILYRGVNVDASECPKCRLSRWKLGKDGKIRINVPAKVMWYFPIIPRFKRMFKSPSTSELMTWHSKQQIEDGKMRYPADSPSWRNIDYRWPAFGSDARNIRLALSADGINPHTNGLTNRYSCWPIVLVTYNLPPWLCMKRKFMMLTILVSGPHKPGNDVDVYLQPLIDDLKKLWEEGEPNVYDAYTKSYFTLKAILLWTINDFPAYGNLSGCVNKGYMCCPVCADDTVAKYLSHSRKMCYQGHRRYLARNHPYRKQKAAFNGQQELGQARQPLSGEEVLLQQDKIKFQFGKEVRKSKKVDCPWKKKSVFSN, encoded by the exons ATGGACAAATCTTGGATTTTCAAAGATAGAGACACACTTGACTATGAAATCGGGGTTGAAGAGTTTTTGATATTTGCCGAGGAAAATGCTAGTGATCCTAAAAGAATCCCCTGCCCCT GGTCTGCAAGTAGGTCATCAGTTAATAGAAATGCTCCGACCCCTGCATCTACGCCTGCCCCTGCACCTACATCTGCCCGCGCACCGATACCTTCCCCTGGCCTTGCATCAGAAACAGTCAATGTTTGTGATGCTGCATATAATTCGAGTGAGTACAATAATGAGTCATATCAGTTTAGGAGATTTGTGGTTGATGCTGAACAACCTTTGTATGAGGGTAGTGAATGTACCAAGTTGAAGTCGATACTAAAATTGCACAATTGGAAAGCTAGGTTCGGAATTAGTTATAGTGCCTTTAACGATTTGTTGTCTACCGTTGGCTCTCTCCTTCCTAAGGATAATGTGATGCCACCTAATGCATATGAAGCCAAGAAAACCTTATCCGACTTGGGCCTAGAATACATAAAATATCACTCATGTCCAAACAATTGTATACTGTATCGGGGGGTAAACGTTGATGCTTCCGAGTGTCCTAAGTGTCGTTTATCTCGCTGGAAGTTAGGAAAGGATGGTAAAATAAGGATTAATGTTCCTGCTAAAGTAATGTGGTATTTTCCAATTATACCGAGATTCAAACGGATGTTTAAATCTCCTTCTACATCTGAACTAATGACCTGGCACTCAAAGCAGCAAATAGAAGACGGAAAGATGCGGTATCCAGCCGAttctccttcttggagaaatATCGACTATAGGTGGCCTGCCTTCGGTAGTGATGCACGAAATATTCGTTTGGCGTTGTCTGCAGATGGTATAAACCCACATACTAACGGTCTAACCAATAGATACTCTTGTTGGCCAATAGTATTAGTGACTTATAATCTTCCTCCGTGGTTATGTATGAAGAGGAAATTTATGATGCTAACAATTTTAGTTTCCGGTCCACATAAGCCTGGCAATGACGTTGACGTATATTTACAGCCTTTAATCGATGATTTAAAGAAGTTGTGGGAAGAAGGTGAACCAAATGTTTATGATGCATACACCAAGTCATATTTCACTTTAAAAGCAATTTTATTGTGGACAATAAATGACTTTCCTGCATATGGAAATCTGTCCGGATGCGTTAATAAAGGTTATATGTGTTGTCCAGTATGCGCTGATGATACAGTTGCCAAGTATTTAAGCCATAGCAGGAAGATGTGTTACCAAGGCCATCGGCGTTACTTGGCTAGGAATCATCCATATAGGAAGCAAAAGGCCGCTTTTAATGGACAACAAGAATTAGGGCAGGCACGTCAACCTCTGTCTGGAGAAGAGGTTTTATTGCAGCAAGATAAAATTAAATTTCAGTTTGGGAAGGAAGTAAGGAAGTCAAAGAAGGTTGATTGTCCATGGAAGAAAAAGTCAGTTTTTTCGAATTAG